From one Aquicella siphonis genomic stretch:
- the hypD gene encoding hydrogenase formation protein HypD encodes MKYIEDFRKGEFAAGLAREIARHAQPGRRYQLMEFCGGHTHAIHRYGLPGLLPDHVEMIHGPGCPVCVLPIARIDKAIALASHPSVILCSYGDMLRVPGSGQKNLLKIKAEGADVRMVYAVDDALAIARQNPHKQVVFFAIGFETTTPPTAHAILQAKALKLTNFSVFCNHVLTPAAMESLLQSQSETEGSVKLDGFVGPAHVSIVIGSQAYESVSQRFQKPIVISGFEPLDVLHSILMLIRQINENRCEVEIQYTRAVNRTGNRVSQKIMDEVLELRDRFEWRGLGFIPLSALRIRDAYAEFDAEKRFVLPETNGLEHKQCECGAVLRGIKKPTDCKLFAKVCTPENPLGSCMVSSEGACAAVYAYGRVNSI; translated from the coding sequence TTGAAGTATATCGAGGATTTCCGCAAGGGTGAATTCGCCGCCGGCCTGGCGCGGGAAATCGCGCGGCATGCTCAGCCCGGCCGCCGCTATCAACTCATGGAGTTTTGCGGCGGCCACACTCATGCCATTCATCGATACGGGCTGCCGGGTTTGCTGCCTGATCATGTAGAAATGATTCATGGCCCGGGCTGTCCTGTCTGTGTCTTGCCTATCGCGCGTATTGATAAGGCAATAGCGCTCGCTTCTCATCCCTCAGTGATATTGTGCAGTTATGGCGATATGTTGAGAGTGCCGGGATCGGGCCAAAAAAATCTTTTAAAAATCAAGGCAGAGGGTGCGGATGTTCGCATGGTTTATGCAGTCGATGACGCACTGGCCATCGCGCGGCAAAACCCGCATAAACAAGTGGTATTTTTCGCGATTGGATTTGAAACCACCACGCCTCCCACGGCTCACGCTATCCTTCAGGCAAAAGCATTGAAACTGACAAATTTCAGCGTGTTCTGTAATCATGTGCTGACACCCGCGGCGATGGAAAGTCTGCTGCAGTCACAAAGTGAAACAGAGGGATCAGTGAAACTGGATGGATTTGTAGGGCCGGCGCATGTGAGTATTGTCATTGGCAGCCAGGCCTATGAGAGTGTGAGCCAACGATTTCAGAAGCCGATTGTCATATCCGGGTTTGAACCCCTGGATGTGTTGCATTCCATTCTCATGCTTATACGTCAGATCAATGAAAACCGTTGTGAAGTCGAGATTCAGTACACGCGCGCGGTTAACCGGACTGGAAACCGGGTTTCACAAAAAATCATGGATGAAGTCCTGGAACTGCGTGATCGTTTTGAATGGCGGGGTTTGGGCTTTATTCCCCTCAGTGCATTGAGAATCCGGGATGCCTATGCAGAGTTTGACGCGGAAAAGCGCTTTGTGCTCCCTGAAACAAACGGCCTGGAACACAAGCAATGTGAATGCGGCGCGGTACTGCGCGGCATTAAAAAACCCACTGACTGCAAATTATTCGCAAAAGTCTGCACGCCGGAAAATCCGCTTGGATCGTGCATGGTGTCATCAGAAGGGGCATGCGCGGCAGTATATGCCTACGGACGGGTAAACAGCATATGA
- the hypE gene encoding hydrogenase expression/formation protein HypE, with product MTEALAGKTGARVTGLSGKITGPKLNFKNGHVELSHGSGGRAMAQLIDQLFFDAFDNEWLAQRNDQALFSVSAGRMVMTTDAHVVSPLFFPGGDIGCLAVYGTINDIAMSGAKPLYLSAGFILEEGFPLADLQKIVASMARAAQAANVAIIAGDTKVVERGKGDGVFITTTGIGVVPDHVNISGNNARPGDSILVNGYIGDHGVAIMAHRNHLQFQTDIQSDTAALHELVADMVKAVPGIHCLRDPTRGGLATTLNELAVQSKTGFVIDESCVPVRREVAGACELLGLDPLYVANEGKLVAVCPSGQADTLLAVMRSHPLGTFAAVIGTVIEDSRHFVQLKTRLGGMRIVDWLAGEQLPRIC from the coding sequence ATGACGGAAGCATTGGCTGGAAAGACAGGCGCTAGAGTGACGGGGCTCTCCGGTAAAATAACCGGGCCCAAGCTGAACTTCAAAAATGGTCATGTCGAATTGAGCCATGGCAGCGGCGGCCGCGCGATGGCGCAGTTGATTGACCAATTATTTTTTGATGCTTTTGACAATGAATGGCTGGCACAAAGAAATGACCAGGCACTCTTTTCCGTATCCGCAGGCCGCATGGTCATGACAACTGACGCGCATGTTGTTTCTCCCCTGTTTTTTCCGGGTGGAGACATTGGCTGTCTGGCTGTTTACGGAACAATCAATGATATCGCCATGTCTGGCGCCAAACCCTTGTACCTGTCAGCCGGCTTTATTCTGGAGGAAGGCTTTCCTCTGGCGGACTTGCAAAAAATCGTGGCATCCATGGCGCGCGCCGCGCAAGCGGCGAATGTCGCCATCATCGCGGGTGATACGAAAGTCGTTGAGCGCGGGAAAGGCGACGGCGTGTTTATCACGACTACAGGTATCGGCGTCGTGCCGGATCATGTCAATATTTCAGGAAATAATGCCAGGCCGGGGGATAGTATTCTGGTGAATGGTTACATAGGCGATCATGGCGTCGCCATCATGGCGCATCGGAATCATCTGCAATTTCAGACTGACATACAGTCTGATACCGCTGCCCTGCATGAACTGGTCGCAGACATGGTGAAGGCGGTTCCCGGCATTCATTGTCTGCGCGATCCCACGCGCGGAGGATTGGCCACCACATTGAATGAATTGGCTGTGCAGTCAAAAACCGGCTTTGTGATCGATGAAAGCTGTGTTCCAGTGCGCAGGGAAGTGGCGGGCGCCTGTGAATTACTGGGTCTTGATCCTCTCTACGTCGCCAATGAAGGCAAGCTGGTGGCCGTCTGCCCATCCGGTCAGGCGGATACATTATTGGCTGTCATGCGCTCCCATCCCCTGGGAACCTTTGCGGCTGTGATAGGGACGGTAATTGAGGATTCACGGCACTTTGTTCAACTAAAAACACGGCTGGGCGGTATGCGGATTGTAGACTGGCTTGCTGGAGAGCAGTTACCCAGGATTTGTTAA
- a CDS encoding 4Fe-4S dicluster domain-containing protein, with protein sequence MNGETSYFLPHDGLQDLIDALGHAGFVCIGPKARDGAIVYEQLDRASELPWGMRDYQSPGQYRLEVTDEKKAFAFSNGAQAIKPVLFRPRETVWKVVRNEEGKLEFKPHQPKEAPLAILGARACDLAAMAVQDKVFLHGKNIDPRYQARRENLFVVAVNCSYSSQNCFCVSAGTGPNVKSAGVCGAAGARQYDILMTEIDGGFAVECGSARGREIMVEMSLEEARSAQCSQAVQNVEHAAAMQVKRIPLDNGYGLRDLLFSNLDHPRWDEVADRCLSCGNCTQVCPTCFCHSESDRQNLDGSCSEHTREWDSCFTAGHSYLNGKIIRDDTRKRYRQWLTHKVGSWFDQFDVSGCVGCGRCISWCPVGIDLTQELAAISGESNEREKT encoded by the coding sequence ATGAATGGAGAAACCAGTTATTTTCTTCCGCATGACGGGCTGCAAGATCTGATAGATGCCTTAGGCCATGCCGGGTTTGTCTGCATAGGACCGAAAGCGCGTGATGGCGCCATTGTGTATGAACAGCTGGATCGCGCCAGTGAACTACCGTGGGGAATGCGCGATTACCAGTCTCCTGGACAATACCGGCTGGAAGTGACAGATGAAAAAAAAGCGTTTGCCTTTTCAAATGGGGCGCAAGCCATTAAACCGGTTTTGTTCAGGCCGCGGGAAACGGTGTGGAAGGTGGTTCGTAATGAAGAGGGCAAACTGGAATTCAAACCGCATCAGCCCAAAGAAGCGCCTCTTGCCATTCTGGGCGCGCGTGCCTGCGATTTGGCGGCGATGGCGGTTCAGGACAAGGTTTTTCTGCATGGAAAAAATATTGATCCGCGTTACCAGGCACGCCGTGAGAATTTATTTGTTGTTGCTGTTAATTGCAGTTATTCATCACAAAACTGTTTTTGTGTTTCAGCCGGTACGGGTCCAAATGTGAAAAGCGCCGGTGTGTGCGGAGCCGCCGGAGCCAGGCAGTATGATATTTTAATGACTGAAATCGATGGCGGTTTTGCCGTCGAATGCGGCAGCGCGCGCGGCCGGGAAATCATGGTTGAAATGAGCCTGGAAGAGGCAAGGTCGGCTCAATGCAGCCAGGCCGTTCAAAATGTCGAGCATGCCGCCGCGATGCAGGTCAAACGCATTCCGCTGGATAATGGCTATGGCTTGCGTGATTTATTATTCTCCAATCTGGATCATCCGCGCTGGGATGAGGTGGCTGACCGCTGTCTTTCCTGCGGCAACTGCACCCAGGTTTGTCCCACGTGTTTTTGCCATAGCGAGTCGGACAGGCAAAACCTGGATGGCTCCTGCAGTGAGCACACGCGCGAATGGGACTCCTGTTTTACCGCCGGCCATAGTTATCTGAATGGAAAAATCATCCGCGATGATACGCGAAAACGCTATCGTCAATGGTTGACGCATAAGGTTGGCAGCTGGTTTGATCAATTTGACGTGAGTGGATGCGTGGGCTGCGGCCGCTGTATTTCATGGTGTCCCGTTGGTATTGACCTGACCCAGGAACTGGCTGCGATTTCCGGCGAATCGAATGAAAGGGAAAAAACGTGA
- a CDS encoding FAD/NAD(P)-binding protein translates to MNGILMDPYLPVEAEVVKCTHESSSIFTLHVSFAERHHHHLYSFYPGQFNMVYLYGVGEVAISIVSDPEETHIISHTIRALGRVTRALQRLQPGDRIGIRGPFGRGWPLHKVQGKDIVVVTGGLGCAPTVSIINYILARRNQYGNLKILQGVKHSDDFIFRKQYEKWQQSPHTEIHIAADQAGPKWPWNVGYVTDMIQTLELNPDKTICMMCGPEMMMHTAISALDRQGIPEQAIYLSMERNMECGIGHCGHCQYGGLFVCKDGPVFAYPEIKGLFRTAGF, encoded by the coding sequence ATGAACGGAATTCTTATGGATCCGTATTTGCCTGTCGAAGCCGAAGTCGTGAAATGCACGCATGAATCATCCAGCATTTTTACGCTGCATGTCAGTTTCGCCGAGCGTCATCACCATCATCTTTACTCGTTTTACCCGGGACAATTCAATATGGTCTATCTTTATGGTGTCGGCGAAGTGGCGATATCCATCGTGTCCGACCCGGAAGAAACGCATATTATCAGTCATACCATACGCGCCCTGGGGCGCGTCACCAGGGCGCTGCAAAGATTGCAGCCAGGTGACCGCATTGGTATCCGCGGTCCGTTCGGCCGGGGCTGGCCGCTGCATAAGGTTCAAGGCAAAGATATTGTCGTTGTCACGGGAGGGTTGGGCTGTGCTCCAACGGTGTCCATTATCAATTATATTCTCGCAAGAAGAAACCAGTATGGAAATTTGAAAATCCTGCAAGGTGTCAAACACAGTGATGATTTCATTTTTCGCAAACAATATGAAAAATGGCAGCAGTCGCCGCATACTGAAATCCACATCGCTGCTGACCAGGCGGGACCAAAGTGGCCGTGGAATGTGGGCTATGTCACGGACATGATACAAACACTTGAGCTGAATCCGGATAAAACCATTTGCATGATGTGCGGGCCGGAAATGATGATGCATACCGCCATCAGCGCCTTGGACAGACAGGGGATTCCAGAGCAGGCTATTTATCTGAGCATGGAGCGAAACATGGAGTGCGGCATAGGGCATTGCGGTCATTGCCAGTATGGCGGTCTTTTTGTATGCAAGGATGGCCCTGTTTTCGCCTATCCGGAAATCAAGGGATTATTCAGAACAGCGGGATTTTAG
- a CDS encoding NADH-quinone oxidoreductase subunit B family protein: MDFTKPRLAVHKFTSCDGCQLAFLNSGEALITLSGLMDIVHFSEFGMVDPGAKVDIAFVEGSISTPDEEKRIRQVRENSTYVITIGACATAGGIQALRNFASHKEWMAAVYAAPGTIQALENSTAISHHIRVDWELWGCPVNTGQVMEAIRSLLSRASPRIKHDSVCIECKRNGNVCVLVAKNQPCMGPVTQTGCGALCPSVGRACYGCYGPHENPNTKSLGRWFEQYEGLSKDAIAARFLHINNQAPAFNQAGQYFKGIKIINES; this comes from the coding sequence ATGGATTTCACCAAACCACGGCTGGCGGTGCATAAATTCACTTCTTGTGACGGCTGTCAACTGGCATTTCTGAATTCAGGTGAAGCGTTAATCACGCTTTCAGGTCTGATGGACATTGTGCATTTTTCCGAATTTGGAATGGTGGATCCGGGTGCAAAAGTCGATATCGCCTTTGTGGAGGGCAGCATCTCAACGCCTGATGAAGAAAAGCGTATCCGGCAGGTACGCGAGAACAGTACTTATGTTATCACCATAGGTGCGTGCGCGACTGCGGGAGGGATACAGGCGCTGCGAAATTTTGCCAGCCACAAAGAATGGATGGCCGCGGTTTATGCGGCGCCGGGTACGATTCAGGCCCTGGAAAATTCTACGGCCATATCGCACCACATACGCGTGGATTGGGAGTTATGGGGGTGTCCGGTAAATACAGGGCAAGTCATGGAAGCCATCCGCTCGCTGTTGTCTCGCGCTTCGCCGCGCATCAAACACGACTCCGTTTGTATTGAATGCAAGCGCAATGGCAATGTGTGTGTTCTGGTTGCGAAAAATCAGCCTTGCATGGGGCCGGTGACACAAACAGGCTGCGGTGCCTTGTGTCCCTCTGTGGGCCGGGCCTGCTACGGTTGCTATGGCCCCCACGAAAACCCAAATACAAAATCGCTGGGACGCTGGTTTGAACAGTATGAAGGATTGTCAAAGGACGCCATCGCCGCCCGGTTTTTGCATATCAACAATCAAGCGCCCGCATTCAATCAGGCGGGTCAATACTTCAAGGGAATTAAAATCATCAATGAGTCATAG
- a CDS encoding Ni/Fe hydrogenase subunit alpha — protein MSHSITLNVPILARVEGEGALELTIRNQAIESLRLRIYEPPRLFEKFLENRPYTDVMDMVARICGICPVAYQMSAAHAIENCFDINPGPWVREMRRLFYCGEWIESHSLHIHLLAAPDLFGCKSAAELARQCPQEVRRGLRLQAFGNELIKLFGARSVHPVGACVGGFYRAPGPDQASKLLKLAKERIRDCEDLIVWLAALPLPDNSHEFVCVSLYHPAEYPMNEGNIVSDHGLNIAGNQFDSCFKEYQVSYSNALHCKLQGRDYLVGPLARVNNCYGHLPAEIHLLLKRLGIRFPSKNMHQSILARAVEIYYCVLEAIRILSDYTLPESAFSTPVPRAGHGFGCTEAPRGMLWHHYEFDAAGTVRSARIIPPTSQNQARIEEDLRYSLLKLGLDKSPDELRAYSERIIRNYDPCISCSTHFLSLKVNRL, from the coding sequence ATGAGTCATAGTATCACTCTGAATGTTCCGATTCTGGCGCGTGTTGAAGGAGAAGGCGCGCTGGAACTGACAATTCGAAATCAGGCCATAGAATCCTTGCGCCTCAGGATTTATGAGCCGCCGCGCCTGTTTGAGAAATTCCTGGAAAATCGTCCTTATACGGATGTCATGGACATGGTTGCCCGCATTTGCGGGATTTGCCCGGTTGCCTATCAAATGAGTGCCGCCCATGCGATTGAAAACTGTTTCGATATAAATCCCGGTCCCTGGGTGCGTGAAATGCGCCGGTTATTCTATTGCGGCGAATGGATTGAAAGTCATAGTTTGCATATTCACCTTCTCGCGGCGCCTGATTTATTCGGATGCAAGTCTGCGGCCGAGCTGGCGCGGCAGTGCCCTCAGGAAGTGCGGCGCGGTTTGAGGCTGCAGGCTTTCGGGAATGAATTGATCAAGTTATTCGGCGCGCGCTCAGTTCATCCTGTTGGCGCGTGTGTAGGAGGATTTTATCGCGCACCCGGTCCGGATCAGGCAAGCAAGCTGTTAAAGCTGGCGAAGGAGAGAATCCGCGATTGCGAGGATTTGATTGTTTGGCTCGCCGCATTGCCGCTTCCTGATAATTCACATGAGTTTGTATGTGTTTCACTTTATCATCCTGCTGAATATCCGATGAATGAAGGGAATATTGTCTCGGATCATGGGTTGAACATTGCTGGCAATCAATTTGATTCCTGTTTCAAGGAATATCAGGTGTCGTACTCTAACGCCTTGCATTGTAAACTGCAGGGGCGGGATTATCTGGTGGGCCCGCTGGCCAGAGTAAACAATTGCTACGGGCATCTGCCTGCTGAAATTCATTTATTGTTGAAACGTCTGGGCATTCGTTTCCCTTCCAAGAATATGCACCAAAGCATTCTTGCCCGCGCGGTTGAAATATACTATTGTGTGTTGGAAGCCATTCGTATTCTGAGTGATTACACCCTTCCCGAGTCTGCTTTCAGTACGCCCGTGCCGCGCGCCGGTCATGGATTCGGCTGCACCGAGGCGCCCAGAGGGATGTTGTGGCATCATTATGAATTCGACGCGGCCGGAACAGTCAGGTCTGCGCGCATTATCCCCCCGACCAGTCAGAATCAGGCGCGTATTGAGGAAGACTTGCGATATTCGCTGCTGAAGCTGGGTCTGGACAAGTCACCTGACGAATTGCGCGCATACAGTGAGAGAATTATCCGAAACTATGACCCTTGCATATCCTGTTCCACACATTTTCTCAGTCTGAAAGTCAACCGTTTATGA
- a CDS encoding hydrogenase maturation protease: MSRIKVLGIGSPYGDDQAGWKAAELLAQRAAIQSYAPDMLCIEIYDRPGMRLLDYWQGENIVYIIDAVVSGGAIGAIHRFQNMEIEEAQCIVSSHEMGVAQALQIGRALNQLPENIIFYGVEILQAAHGRDISSSVARAVCHLVARVEAEITRTLAGLI, from the coding sequence ATGAGCAGGATAAAAGTACTAGGCATCGGTTCACCCTACGGTGATGACCAGGCTGGCTGGAAAGCGGCGGAATTGCTGGCCCAGCGCGCAGCAATCCAATCGTATGCGCCGGATATGCTGTGTATTGAAATCTATGACAGGCCCGGCATGCGGTTGCTTGACTACTGGCAAGGGGAAAATATCGTTTATATCATCGATGCGGTCGTGTCGGGCGGTGCGATCGGCGCGATTCATCGGTTCCAGAATATGGAAATTGAAGAAGCGCAATGCATTGTTTCATCGCATGAGATGGGGGTGGCGCAGGCGCTGCAAATAGGCCGGGCGCTGAACCAATTGCCCGAAAACATCATATTTTATGGCGTTGAAATCCTTCAGGCGGCTCATGGCAGGGATATTTCTTCTTCAGTGGCGCGGGCCGTCTGTCACCTCGTTGCACGTGTAGAGGCTGAGATAACCCGCACATTGGCGGGCCTGATTTAA
- a CDS encoding M20/M25/M40 family metallo-hydrolase, with product MRVTRQLLRLSILIIVLASRTAQAIPLDQTENQIIDHIKQNRTRQIRMLEELVNVNSGTMNIPGIRRVGNLLRNELEQLGFKTRWADLPAGMQRAGTLIAERTGTKGKRLLLIGHLDTVFPNDATFNKFVRRGNHATGPGVIDDKGGDVILLYALKALEAAHALNNTSITVVLTGDEENSGKPVSISRKSLIDAARHSDVALDFEWAITADTAAIARRGIAKWVIEARGTEAHSSEIFQKTAGFGAIYEISRILDTMRTALSGERYLTFSPGLIFGGTTARYNKNASQGVAFGKDNVIAKNTMATGDLRFLTLEQKQSAEKQFEAIVNNHLPGTIASIKFEDGIPAMPPASGNIELLKKYSNASFDAGHGHIKPLDPGLRGAGDISHIASIVPANLAGLGALGTGAHSHAETINLDFLTVQTERAALLIYRLTR from the coding sequence ATGCGTGTTACACGACAGCTTCTCCGATTAAGTATTCTGATTATTGTGCTTGCTTCCAGGACGGCGCAAGCCATTCCTCTGGATCAGACAGAAAATCAAATCATTGACCATATAAAACAGAACCGCACCAGACAGATACGGATGCTGGAAGAACTGGTCAATGTAAACAGTGGCACAATGAATATACCGGGCATCCGCCGTGTTGGAAATCTGCTGCGGAATGAGCTTGAGCAACTCGGATTTAAAACCAGGTGGGCAGATCTGCCAGCCGGCATGCAGCGGGCCGGCACACTGATCGCCGAGCGCACGGGAACAAAGGGCAAGAGACTGCTACTGATAGGACATCTGGATACTGTCTTTCCCAATGACGCCACGTTCAATAAATTCGTACGCCGCGGCAATCATGCGACAGGTCCCGGCGTCATTGACGACAAGGGAGGCGATGTCATACTGCTTTACGCCTTGAAAGCCCTGGAGGCGGCCCATGCTCTGAATAATACATCCATTACCGTCGTCCTCACAGGAGATGAAGAAAATTCCGGAAAGCCCGTCTCAATCTCAAGAAAATCCCTGATCGACGCCGCCCGTCACAGCGATGTTGCGCTGGATTTTGAATGGGCCATCACGGCCGATACCGCAGCGATTGCCCGCCGCGGCATAGCGAAATGGGTGATTGAAGCACGAGGAACCGAAGCGCATTCGTCTGAAATTTTCCAGAAAACCGCCGGATTTGGCGCCATCTATGAAATATCGCGCATTCTCGACACCATGCGGACGGCACTTTCCGGCGAACGCTATCTGACTTTCAGCCCAGGCCTGATTTTCGGCGGCACCACAGCTCGTTATAATAAAAACGCATCGCAAGGCGTGGCATTCGGGAAGGATAATGTCATCGCGAAGAACACAATGGCAACCGGAGACTTGCGCTTTTTAACACTGGAGCAAAAGCAATCCGCTGAAAAACAGTTTGAAGCAATTGTAAACAATCATTTGCCCGGAACAATCGCTTCCATCAAGTTTGAAGACGGCATTCCCGCCATGCCGCCTGCTTCCGGCAATATTGAATTATTAAAAAAATACAGCAACGCCAGTTTTGATGCGGGACATGGCCACATCAAACCGCTGGACCCCGGCCTGAGAGGCGCGGGCGATATTTCACATATCGCCTCTATCGTACCGGCAAATCTGGCCGGACTGGGCGCGCTGGGAACAGGCGCGCATTCGCACGCGGAAACCATCAATCTTGACTTTCTGACAGTGCAGACAGAGCGCGCCGCCTTGTTGATTTACCGGCTCACGCGTTAA
- a CDS encoding MFS transporter: MQALAKRNMWHIILGGTIGNLNEWYNFLLYGYLASTISQLFFPSKNSLLSLTLTFTVFALSFFVRPLGGVLFGWIGDTYGRQRALILSLVMMGVPTLLIGCLPTYDSIGLASPILLCLLRISQGLSAGGEHTGSAVYIAEYAPASRRSLWVSTVPTSAALGILISSTASLLIINSFSQQQLLAWGWRVGYWAGAALCLVSILLRITMPETPYFRNRQNEKMERKRYPVSALLKDHRVFKNLLIVIGLASCWGIFYQILFIWMPTYLTNVQHYSHEFALQVNSFYILCLACLVLMFGYVSDYINRKAILYASCIAMAILAYPLFVMFSSGSISQVYIAMGTFTFIFSLFLPTAFVSMVESFDTLNRYTGLSFGFNIGLAVFGGTCPLIATWLIEMTKNNSSPAIYMILASCFALWTSTHIQEKRGQPI; this comes from the coding sequence ATGCAAGCGTTAGCTAAACGAAATATGTGGCATATTATCCTGGGCGGGACTATTGGCAATTTAAACGAATGGTACAATTTTTTATTGTATGGGTATCTTGCTTCCACCATTTCGCAGCTTTTTTTCCCATCAAAAAACTCACTCCTGTCCCTCACTTTGACTTTTACCGTTTTCGCCCTCAGCTTCTTTGTGCGCCCATTAGGCGGAGTCCTGTTTGGCTGGATTGGAGACACTTACGGCCGGCAGCGCGCTCTGATCTTATCACTGGTCATGATGGGTGTGCCCACGTTATTGATTGGCTGTCTGCCTACTTATGACAGTATTGGCCTGGCCAGCCCGATACTTCTTTGCCTGTTACGGATCAGCCAGGGATTATCCGCCGGTGGAGAACATACTGGATCGGCCGTCTATATCGCCGAATACGCGCCTGCGTCGCGCCGGTCACTATGGGTCAGCACCGTGCCAACCAGCGCCGCGCTGGGCATTTTAATCAGCTCAACCGCATCTTTGCTGATCATTAACAGCTTTTCCCAACAGCAGCTTTTGGCATGGGGATGGCGTGTAGGTTATTGGGCCGGGGCCGCTCTTTGTCTTGTCAGTATCCTTTTACGTATCACCATGCCCGAAACGCCATATTTCAGAAACCGGCAGAATGAAAAAATGGAACGAAAACGCTACCCAGTCTCCGCATTATTGAAGGATCACCGTGTATTCAAAAATCTGCTCATTGTAATTGGTCTGGCAAGCTGCTGGGGTATTTTCTATCAGATATTGTTTATCTGGATGCCGACTTATCTTACTAACGTGCAGCACTACAGCCATGAATTTGCACTGCAAGTAAACAGCTTTTATATTTTATGCCTGGCCTGTCTGGTATTGATGTTTGGATATGTTTCAGATTATATCAACCGCAAGGCAATCCTGTACGCCTCCTGTATCGCCATGGCTATTCTGGCTTACCCCTTGTTTGTCATGTTTTCATCCGGCTCTATCTCGCAAGTTTATATCGCCATGGGAACTTTCACCTTCATCTTCAGCCTGTTCCTGCCGACCGCGTTTGTCAGCATGGTTGAATCGTTTGACACGCTAAACCGATACACAGGCCTGTCATTCGGCTTCAACATCGGCCTGGCTGTTTTTGGCGGAACTTGTCCGCTGATTGCGACCTGGCTGATAGAAATGACAAAAAACAATTCCTCTCCCGCGATATATATGATTCTGGCATCGTGCTTCGCACTCTGGACATCCACTCATATCCAGGAAAAGAGAGGTCAGCCTATTTAA